The region GTGACACAATATGAGCTCAGATATAGATGTGCATTCTTGTCTTTCCAACGTTGATTAACACTACATAAGAGCGGAGAATGGTAAAAATGAATTGTATGGAGTTAAGTGAGGCACTACATTTTTACCTGCACGTCTTGCTGCTTTGCCTTTGGCCTTTTTACTGGCCTTGGACAGCGTCCTTGTCTTCAGCAGCGGGTGTCTGACGGACAGAGCCTGctgtgctacacacacacaatcaaacagCTGATAACCGACAAGAGAGGTTGTTGAAGTTGCAGAGAAGACACAGCACATCTAGGACTGAAATCTTCTGTAGTGCAAGCAAAGCTCTTGCaactattacatttacaaacattATATAGGGATGTAACTGATAACCGATACCTGCTGATACACTGGAAAAGATGCCAAGAGCGTGAGTGTTATCCACCCATTTAATCTTCATCCCTCCTTCACTGTGAAACACAAACCCGGACTGATCAGTGTCCATTCATGGTCAGAGTGTCGGTTTAAGGCGGCTGGGCTTGGCGGTACCTGTACTCTGAGAAAGCATCCAGCAGGTCATCGGTTTTGAACATCGATGGGAAGTCGTAGATCTCAATGACGTGGGCAAACTCATCGTGTTCGATCCAGACGTCGTCGAAGCTGGAGTAATCGTTCCGAGCGTTTTCTATCGTTGATGCTTCTTCCTTCAAATGGGCCATGatcttaataagacaaaacacaaaTAGAGGATTCTGACAATGACACAATGGaggtgggggacatcctggacagagtgccaacccatcgcagggcacaatcacgcacacactcacacacccattcgcacactaaggacaattcagagaagccaatcagcctactgaCTAGCGGTTTGATTGCTAGCAACATGGCCTTCTGTTTCACCACTGTTATATTATGGTGAAAAAACCCCAACCATATCATCTATTCAGTTCAAGCTTCATTTATGTTTGGAGGATGGCCACGTGGCTATTTAGATTCGCAAAAACGTGAAGCTAGTTATTGCTTAGCCGTGCTAGTATTTCATAGGAATGGGGGAGGGGGTGGAGTCTTAAACACATCGTAATTTTAACCTTTAAATATCAAGAGTACGAACGTTTCTGTTTGGGGTGGGGGCCCTTCAGGGTGAGTTATGTTGAGTTTTGCTGAAGTTTTTCCAACAATGGCCTCCATGCTGATGTCAAACCTAATCATGTGATTCCTGTAAACaatgtgatgtcatttcctgaAATCGCAAGATGAGCTGTCACTCAGAGGGAGGGGACTGAAGATGAGACTCTCAGCCTGACACTGTTGCGCTCTTCTCACGGTCACGGCCATAAATAGGAAGAGCGTGAATTTGTCTCTGTACCTCGTGGTGGTAGTCGTCCGTCTCCTCTGCGTTCTGACAGGACGTATTCGTTTGTGAGGCATCTTCGCTGCTAGTTTCTTCCTCCAGAGTCATCGCCATGAAATAGGACAGAGTCTGATGGCAGTCCACAGGCTCCACCCCTGCAGCGTGCACCGTTGCGTCCTGCTCGCCCACCGATTCGTCGGCGCTGTCGGTTCCAGGCTCGTGGTTGGCTGGTGGAGGGTCGGTGTTGTCAGAACCGGACTCCTTGGAGACGCTGACGCTGAGAGAGCAGCTGGAGGAGCCGAGACTCGTCTCGCACTCGGACCGTCTCAGAGCGCGGGGGACATAAATGGCTTTATCCGGTCGTCTGCTTCCCTTGCCGAGAGCCGAGCgcgattttctctctctccctctgctgCTCACACACGGCTGCTCGTACACACTCCCGTCTGTGTCACTGCTGCACTCCTCCACCGGCAACCTGGCATACGGAGAGACAGACAACAGATTTatgaataaacagacagacagacagacagacagacaataaTACAAAGATACcggttgtttttaaaaatatatttttttttaaaactcggATTGGTTTCTGCCACAATGCTATCATATAAAAGATTTTTTAGCAGTTTAAACTTCCAAAAAGTGGTGGGGACAACCTAAG is a window of Ictalurus furcatus strain D&B chromosome 16, Billie_1.0, whole genome shotgun sequence DNA encoding:
- the r3hcc1 gene encoding R3H and coiled-coil domain-containing protein 1 yields the protein MGLRFSSSTPTVLLYFGTLAFPCFDGSYLPKQESEFVHKVLEELDAFQQRDDQKSVLRFPPLPSRLRFLIHKTAEKFPELSTFSVGEACRRRVAVCYSELRLPVEECSSDTDGSVYEQPCVSSRGRERKSRSALGKGSRRPDKAIYVPRALRRSECETSLGSSSCSLSVSVSKESGSDNTDPPPANHEPGTDSADESVGEQDATVHAAGVEPVDCHQTLSYFMAMTLEEETSSEDASQTNTSCQNAEETDDYHHEIMAHLKEEASTIENARNDYSSFDDVWIEHDEFAHVIEIYDFPSMFKTDDLLDAFSEYSEGGMKIKWVDNTHALGIFSSVSAAQQALSVRHPLLKTRTLSKASKKAKGKAARRAEFLQPVKERPRTNTAVARRMVTRALGLSAKRF